A region from the Sandaracinus amylolyticus genome encodes:
- a CDS encoding ferritin-like domain-containing protein yields the protein MIDARVLGLLPAKVKNQLEAYADAASTLFEVHDPRVLGAIGPSAIRGTILKRGKQGVPTEIPATHRAYFDWTYPADFPDMQELYKRAKRGQWNGDDLPWHTDVDPENDEVALLPDDIINWKKVEELGIRLTVAEQRNLRHSVCAWMLSQFLHGEQGALFAAAQVTEAVQFFDGKYYGATQVMDEGRHVEVFHRYLDTKLNKLYQVNDNLFVIIDALMHDGRWDMKFLGMQIMIEGVALGAFSLLYRETKEPLLKELLKNVIQDEARHVHYGVLALREHIVTELSESERREREDWAFEVALLMRNRFLAYEVYEEHFEGVITRAQWREIVATSPGMERFRHLMFGRMVPNLREIGLLSERIRPHYARVGLEKYFGGLAADKLTGEQMIRELDDGAAKDERKLVIAAA from the coding sequence ATGATCGATGCACGCGTGCTCGGGCTCCTGCCGGCCAAGGTGAAGAACCAGCTCGAGGCGTACGCCGACGCCGCCTCGACGCTCTTCGAGGTCCACGATCCGCGCGTGCTCGGCGCGATCGGTCCGTCGGCGATCCGCGGGACGATCCTGAAGCGCGGCAAACAGGGCGTGCCCACCGAGATCCCGGCGACGCATCGGGCGTACTTCGACTGGACCTATCCGGCCGACTTCCCCGACATGCAGGAGCTCTACAAGCGCGCGAAGCGCGGCCAGTGGAACGGCGACGATCTGCCGTGGCACACGGACGTCGATCCCGAGAACGACGAGGTCGCGCTGCTGCCCGACGACATCATCAACTGGAAGAAGGTCGAAGAGCTCGGCATCCGGCTCACCGTCGCGGAGCAGCGCAACCTGCGACACAGCGTGTGCGCGTGGATGCTCTCGCAGTTCCTGCACGGCGAGCAGGGCGCGCTCTTCGCCGCGGCGCAGGTGACCGAGGCCGTGCAGTTCTTCGACGGCAAGTACTACGGCGCGACGCAGGTGATGGACGAAGGGCGCCACGTCGAGGTCTTCCATCGCTACCTCGATACGAAGCTGAACAAGCTCTATCAGGTGAACGACAACCTCTTCGTCATCATCGACGCGCTGATGCACGACGGCCGCTGGGACATGAAGTTCCTCGGCATGCAGATCATGATCGAGGGCGTCGCGCTCGGCGCGTTCTCGCTGCTCTATCGCGAGACGAAGGAGCCGCTCCTCAAGGAGCTGCTGAAGAACGTCATCCAGGACGAAGCGCGCCACGTGCACTACGGCGTGCTCGCGCTGCGCGAGCACATCGTGACCGAGCTGAGCGAGAGCGAGCGGCGCGAGCGCGAGGACTGGGCGTTCGAGGTCGCGCTGCTGATGCGCAATCGCTTCCTCGCGTACGAGGTCTACGAAGAGCACTTCGAGGGCGTGATCACGCGCGCGCAGTGGCGCGAGATCGTGGCGACCTCGCCCGGGATGGAGCGCTTCCGGCACCTGATGTTCGGGCGCATGGTGCCGAACCTGCGCGAGATCGGGCTGCTCTCGGAGCGCATCCGCCCGCACTACGCGCGTGTCGGTCTCGAGAAGTACTTCGGCGGACTCGCGGCGGACAAGCTGACGGGCGAGCAGATGATCCGCGAGCTCGACGACGGCGCGGCGAAGGACGAGCGGAAGCTGGTGATCGCGGCGGCGTGA
- a CDS encoding serine/threonine-protein kinase, which translates to MPVLPRRFGRYQLFDRIGKGGMAEIYLARAASELGAERLVVVKQIHEALSRDESFARMFIEEAKLCAGLRHANVVQVLELGREDGLLYMAMEYVEGFDLHQLLARCSRAKVALPAEFALFIVREVLAALDFAHRATDASGRALGIVHRDVSPSNVLMSLEGEVKLCDFGIARAAGAQEERSGDAKVVGKSAYMSPEHARGEALDARADVFAAGILLWELCAGRRLYRGSEEEMLELARRGEIPALPERGLPQPEKLQAILDRALARDRDARYATAAQMRAELDEYAHGARLFASQIRFGAFLSDHFGEEFVKERRARERAARALELGPPVRLEPIAMPAAVQGFAEIDTDRNIRRDEDTVPEARALPAPESEPMKTATTKPRRSRALVIGAITMTLVLAVLVALMSR; encoded by the coding sequence ATGCCCGTCCTGCCGCGTCGCTTCGGGCGCTACCAGCTCTTCGATCGCATCGGCAAGGGCGGCATGGCGGAGATCTACCTCGCGCGCGCGGCGAGCGAGCTCGGCGCCGAGCGGCTCGTCGTGGTGAAGCAGATCCACGAGGCGCTCTCGCGCGACGAGTCGTTCGCGCGGATGTTCATCGAGGAGGCGAAGCTCTGCGCGGGGCTGCGCCACGCGAACGTCGTGCAGGTGCTCGAGCTCGGCCGCGAGGACGGGCTGCTCTACATGGCGATGGAGTACGTGGAGGGCTTCGACCTCCACCAGCTGCTCGCGCGGTGCAGCCGCGCGAAGGTGGCGCTGCCCGCGGAGTTCGCGCTCTTCATCGTGCGCGAGGTGCTCGCCGCGCTCGACTTCGCGCATCGCGCGACGGATGCGAGCGGTCGCGCGCTCGGCATCGTGCATCGCGACGTGTCGCCGTCGAACGTGCTGATGTCGCTCGAGGGCGAGGTGAAGCTCTGCGACTTCGGCATCGCGCGCGCGGCGGGCGCGCAGGAAGAGCGCAGCGGCGACGCGAAGGTCGTCGGCAAGAGCGCGTACATGTCGCCCGAGCACGCGCGTGGTGAGGCGCTCGATGCGCGCGCGGACGTGTTCGCGGCGGGCATCTTGCTGTGGGAGCTCTGCGCGGGGCGAAGGCTCTATCGCGGGAGCGAAGAGGAGATGCTCGAGCTCGCGCGGCGCGGCGAGATCCCGGCGCTGCCGGAGCGCGGGCTGCCGCAGCCCGAGAAGCTGCAGGCGATCCTCGATCGCGCGCTCGCGAGGGATCGCGACGCGCGGTACGCGACGGCGGCGCAGATGCGCGCGGAGCTCGACGAGTACGCGCACGGCGCGCGCTTGTTCGCGTCGCAGATCCGGTTCGGCGCGTTCCTCAGTGATCACTTCGGCGAGGAGTTCGTGAAGGAGCGACGCGCGCGCGAGCGCGCGGCGCGGGCGCTGGAGCTGGGCCCGCCGGTGCGCCTCGAGCCGATCGCGATGCCCGCTGCGGTGCAGGGGTTCGCGGAGATCGACACGGATCGCAACATCCGTCGTGACGAGGACACCGTGCCGGAGGCGAGAGCGCTGCCGGCACCCGAGAGCGAGCCGATGAAGACCGCGACCACGAAGCCGCGTCGATCGCGCGCGCTCGTCATCGGCGCGATCACGATGACGCTCGTGCTCGCGGTGCTCGTCGCGCTGATGTCGCGCTGA
- a CDS encoding MXAN_6577-like cysteine-rich protein: MNARSIVPTLALAALVLAGCGDDDSSATPDAGARDDASAPTQDSGPPGCAPGTSMCGDICADTDSSRAHCGECGNACAAGEACLEGSCAIVCPGSQSACDGVCADLDSDRRHCGECGATCDAGELCVDGACAVSCPSGQTLCGTTCVDTQSEPSHCGECGNACDAGEVCSEGTCAATCSSGLTECDDACVDTNDDPSNCGACGNECATEADGAGGACIAGSCRTLCEPGYGDCDADLTSATGNGCETAVSTDVTNCGACGNACDLANATAGCDAGGCVIATCDEGFLDCDTSPTNGCEVSLADDAANCGACGNACAAGEVCGAGACVVPAGEDCGNPIALTPGRHVLTWTAADADYITSTPACGAGYAPAGPDVVFSYTNTSAAQEWISTFFEKPEGARWHALVTTGAACGTLDGALCTSDFYSPFLGGGALLAPGQTAHLYLIDSVSGGAPLSRPLTVDFDATACDATPSMTRLIPANGGTTPIRAATFTAQFSAPAVPGGTVTITGNMGTALSYPVGTEATAPARLDEATRTILTIDPGISFPPGEQLTISWTGLNLRTCSPTTSVPAPTPTWQVTVRTPPCTPGMAGMIGDTVAIHSVGGSYAAEQYVAADSDPNGYVYVGGTAALWRFPKAGGAGTNLVGSSPITSDHLGYAMLIDGQNIFTVESDSAPIPTGHLYRVSTDGGATWSVEEYMEFSVAPNDDFRGVTISGDRIYLVTHEDSTATGPYPAQPTQIWSVPRVATTLPVEPVLELEVAEGDCTSVVRDASFYYLVCDGAGAIIRYAHDGTGRRTMPNRWHVETNATVNALHGSDTDADGVFDVLYYRAAAEQIDYVCNPATSPYVDHLVRFSTVTASAYGLGLDPVGGVLWSYDDDTYEIVSVQ, translated from the coding sequence ATGAACGCACGCTCCATCGTTCCGACTCTCGCGCTCGCAGCGCTCGTGCTCGCTGGCTGCGGCGACGACGACTCGTCAGCCACGCCCGACGCAGGCGCCCGCGACGATGCGAGCGCCCCGACGCAGGACTCCGGACCGCCCGGCTGTGCCCCCGGCACGTCGATGTGCGGCGACATCTGCGCGGACACCGACAGCTCGCGCGCACACTGCGGCGAGTGCGGCAACGCGTGCGCGGCGGGCGAGGCATGCCTCGAAGGCTCGTGCGCGATCGTGTGCCCCGGGTCGCAGAGCGCGTGCGACGGCGTCTGCGCGGATCTCGACAGCGACCGCCGTCACTGCGGCGAGTGCGGCGCGACCTGCGACGCGGGTGAGCTCTGCGTCGACGGCGCGTGCGCGGTGTCGTGCCCGTCGGGCCAGACGCTCTGCGGCACGACGTGCGTCGACACGCAGTCGGAGCCCTCGCACTGCGGGGAGTGCGGAAACGCGTGCGACGCGGGCGAGGTGTGCAGCGAGGGCACGTGCGCGGCGACGTGCTCGAGCGGCCTCACCGAGTGCGACGACGCGTGCGTCGACACCAACGACGACCCGTCGAACTGCGGGGCGTGCGGCAACGAGTGCGCGACCGAAGCGGACGGCGCGGGCGGCGCGTGCATCGCGGGGAGCTGCCGGACGCTGTGCGAGCCGGGATACGGCGATTGCGACGCCGATCTCACGAGCGCGACCGGCAACGGCTGCGAGACCGCGGTGTCGACCGACGTGACGAACTGCGGCGCGTGCGGGAACGCGTGCGATCTCGCGAACGCGACCGCCGGCTGCGACGCGGGCGGCTGCGTGATCGCGACCTGCGACGAGGGCTTCCTCGACTGCGACACGTCGCCCACCAACGGCTGCGAGGTGAGCCTCGCGGACGACGCGGCGAACTGCGGCGCGTGCGGCAACGCGTGCGCGGCGGGTGAGGTGTGCGGCGCCGGCGCGTGCGTGGTGCCGGCGGGCGAGGACTGCGGCAACCCCATCGCGCTGACCCCCGGGCGTCACGTGCTGACGTGGACGGCCGCGGACGCCGACTACATCACGAGCACGCCGGCCTGCGGCGCGGGCTACGCGCCGGCCGGGCCCGACGTCGTCTTCAGCTACACGAACACGAGCGCCGCGCAGGAGTGGATCTCCACGTTCTTCGAGAAGCCGGAAGGGGCACGCTGGCATGCGCTCGTCACGACGGGCGCGGCCTGCGGCACGCTCGACGGAGCGCTCTGCACGAGTGACTTCTACTCGCCGTTCCTCGGTGGCGGCGCGCTGCTGGCGCCGGGGCAGACGGCACACCTCTATCTGATCGACTCGGTGAGCGGCGGGGCGCCGCTCTCGCGCCCGCTCACGGTCGACTTCGACGCGACGGCGTGTGACGCGACGCCCTCGATGACGCGCCTCATTCCGGCGAACGGTGGGACGACGCCGATCCGCGCCGCGACGTTCACCGCGCAGTTCTCGGCGCCGGCCGTGCCGGGCGGCACCGTGACCATCACCGGCAACATGGGCACTGCGCTCTCGTACCCGGTGGGCACCGAGGCCACTGCTCCCGCCCGTCTCGACGAGGCGACGCGAACGATCCTCACGATCGACCCCGGGATCTCGTTCCCGCCCGGCGAGCAGCTCACGATCAGCTGGACCGGCCTCAACCTCAGGACCTGCAGCCCCACCACGAGCGTCCCCGCGCCGACGCCGACGTGGCAGGTCACGGTGCGCACGCCGCCCTGTACGCCCGGGATGGCCGGGATGATCGGGGACACCGTCGCGATCCACTCGGTGGGCGGGTCGTACGCCGCAGAGCAGTACGTCGCCGCGGACAGCGACCCCAACGGCTACGTGTACGTCGGCGGGACGGCCGCCTTGTGGCGCTTCCCCAAGGCGGGCGGCGCCGGCACGAACCTCGTCGGCAGCTCGCCGATCACGAGCGATCACCTCGGCTACGCGATGCTGATCGACGGTCAGAACATCTTCACCGTCGAGAGCGACTCGGCTCCCATCCCGACGGGCCACCTCTACCGCGTCTCCACCGACGGCGGTGCGACCTGGAGCGTCGAGGAGTACATGGAGTTCTCCGTCGCGCCAAACGACGACTTCCGCGGCGTGACGATCTCGGGCGACCGGATCTACCTCGTCACGCACGAAGACTCGACCGCGACGGGGCCCTACCCGGCGCAGCCGACGCAGATCTGGTCGGTGCCCCGCGTCGCGACGACTCTGCCGGTCGAGCCCGTGCTCGAGCTCGAGGTCGCGGAGGGCGACTGCACGAGCGTCGTGCGAGACGCGAGCTTCTACTACCTCGTCTGTGACGGCGCGGGCGCGATCATTCGTTATGCGCACGACGGCACCGGTCGTCGGACCATGCCCAATCGCTGGCACGTCGAGACGAACGCGACGGTCAACGCCCTCCACGGGAGCGACACCGACGCCGACGGCGTGTTCGACGTTCTCTACTACCGCGCCGCCGCGGAGCAGATCGACTACGTCTGCAACCCCGCGACGTCGCCGTACGTCGATCATCTCGTGCGCTTCAGCACCGTGACGGCCAGCGCCTACGGGCTCGGGCTCGATCCGGTCGGCGGGGTCCTCTGGTCGTACGACGACGACACCTACGAAATCGTGTCGGTGCAGTGA
- a CDS encoding MXAN_6577-like cysteine-rich protein — protein sequence MNENGSEAMLARTLWIGLALTLVLVGCGGDDDGTDPGVDASTPLVDAGPLECADGTTRCGTECVSTSESRRNCGACGNACAAGEACVDGECGVLCPSSQTECGGTCADLATDRSNCGECGNACGAGQVCADGECAVSCPEGQVVCGGVCADLQSSHANCGECGNACAPGAVCNAGHCEITCGGSLAACDGACVSLATSPDHCGACGNACPAVAGGTPFCSNGSCRFECSALQGDCNGIATDGCETPLATDVENCGGCGIGCELADAVAGCSAGECVLASCDAGFDDCDGAPENGCEAELATDALNCGACGTVCGVDQACVRSTCIAAGGGGAGAGDRCESAIPLTVGTNTITWEAATNDYLRERASCSTSAGLNGPDIVLSYTAPANQALTFTFHKANSASSATSYAPLLVSLVTTCGDPDSEIACLYASTLSAAMQPTDQVVVPAGTTVYVHVIDSGTASDLPPLPNPLTVDVTATQVACAPGIGGVVGNTQTDVITNIGTVTADYLAVDDEYFYVGDSSAFFRAPRAGGSHQDIEAAAGLTSSHLGAAMAIHGDDIYMVEATTSSTVGSRGRLFRISRDGGVTWRIEDYADFFPIPADDFRSAYVYGDKLYLLTEEDSTGVSTEIWSVDLGVTLDDTTRFVAAVQERVLSPSSTPGMGDCNGLTRDATYFYLACVDTTSTDTLFRVPVAGGAPEVMFASPAFDINSSVSSTLRGGDTDADGTFDVLYLVGAASSGDFTDTVQFVCEPAGPSPTLSTLANVTGMTGGLAIDPATGALVTFDDSADEFVVIQ from the coding sequence ATGAACGAGAACGGAAGCGAAGCCATGCTTGCAAGAACGCTCTGGATCGGTCTGGCACTGACGCTCGTCCTCGTGGGCTGCGGAGGCGACGACGACGGCACGGACCCCGGTGTCGACGCCTCGACGCCGCTCGTCGACGCGGGTCCGCTCGAGTGCGCCGACGGCACGACGCGCTGCGGAACGGAGTGCGTCAGCACGAGCGAATCGCGGCGGAACTGCGGCGCGTGCGGCAATGCGTGCGCCGCGGGCGAGGCCTGCGTCGACGGCGAGTGCGGCGTGCTCTGTCCTTCGAGCCAGACCGAGTGCGGCGGCACGTGCGCCGACCTCGCGACGGATCGCTCGAACTGCGGTGAGTGCGGCAACGCGTGCGGCGCGGGTCAGGTCTGCGCCGACGGCGAGTGCGCGGTGTCGTGCCCCGAGGGGCAGGTCGTCTGCGGAGGCGTCTGCGCCGACCTCCAGAGCAGCCACGCGAACTGCGGTGAGTGCGGCAACGCGTGCGCGCCCGGCGCGGTGTGCAACGCGGGCCACTGCGAGATCACCTGCGGTGGCTCGCTCGCCGCGTGCGACGGCGCGTGCGTCTCGCTCGCGACCTCGCCCGACCACTGCGGCGCGTGCGGCAACGCCTGCCCGGCGGTCGCGGGCGGAACGCCGTTCTGCTCGAACGGCAGCTGCCGATTCGAGTGCAGCGCGCTCCAGGGCGATTGCAACGGCATCGCCACGGACGGTTGCGAGACGCCGCTCGCGACCGACGTCGAGAACTGCGGCGGGTGCGGCATCGGCTGCGAGCTCGCGGACGCGGTGGCGGGCTGCAGCGCAGGCGAGTGCGTGCTCGCGAGCTGCGACGCCGGCTTCGACGACTGCGACGGCGCGCCGGAGAACGGCTGCGAGGCGGAGCTCGCGACCGACGCCCTGAACTGCGGCGCGTGCGGCACCGTCTGCGGTGTGGATCAGGCCTGCGTTCGCTCGACCTGCATCGCGGCCGGGGGCGGCGGCGCGGGCGCGGGCGACAGGTGCGAGAGCGCGATCCCGCTCACGGTCGGGACGAACACGATCACCTGGGAGGCGGCGACGAACGACTACCTCCGCGAGCGAGCGTCGTGCAGCACCAGCGCCGGCCTCAACGGACCGGACATCGTCCTGTCGTACACGGCGCCGGCCAACCAGGCGCTCACGTTCACGTTCCACAAGGCGAACTCCGCGAGCTCCGCGACGAGCTACGCGCCGCTCCTCGTCTCGCTCGTGACGACGTGTGGTGATCCCGACAGCGAGATCGCCTGCCTGTACGCGAGCACCTTGAGCGCTGCGATGCAGCCGACCGACCAGGTCGTCGTCCCTGCCGGTACGACCGTCTACGTCCACGTGATCGACTCCGGCACGGCCAGCGATCTCCCGCCGCTGCCGAACCCGCTCACCGTCGACGTCACCGCGACGCAGGTCGCGTGCGCGCCCGGCATCGGGGGCGTCGTGGGCAACACGCAGACCGACGTCATCACGAACATCGGCACGGTGACCGCCGACTACCTGGCGGTCGACGACGAGTACTTCTACGTGGGCGACAGCTCGGCCTTCTTCCGCGCCCCGCGTGCGGGCGGATCGCATCAGGACATCGAGGCGGCCGCAGGGCTGACCAGCTCTCACCTCGGGGCCGCGATGGCGATCCACGGCGACGACATCTACATGGTCGAGGCGACCACCTCGAGCACCGTCGGCAGTCGCGGTCGCCTCTTCCGCATCTCGCGAGACGGTGGCGTGACCTGGCGCATCGAGGACTACGCGGACTTCTTCCCGATCCCGGCCGACGACTTCAGGTCGGCCTACGTCTACGGCGACAAGCTGTACCTCCTGACGGAAGAGGACAGCACCGGCGTGTCCACCGAGATCTGGTCGGTCGATCTCGGCGTCACGCTCGACGACACCACTCGTTTCGTCGCCGCCGTCCAAGAGCGTGTCCTCTCGCCGAGCAGCACCCCCGGCATGGGCGACTGCAACGGGCTCACCCGCGACGCGACGTACTTCTACCTCGCATGCGTCGACACGACGTCCACGGACACCCTCTTCCGCGTTCCGGTCGCGGGGGGAGCGCCCGAGGTGATGTTCGCGTCGCCTGCGTTCGACATCAATTCCTCGGTGTCGAGCACGCTGCGCGGCGGCGACACCGACGCCGACGGCACCTTCGACGTCCTCTACCTGGTCGGCGCCGCGAGCAGCGGCGACTTCACCGATACCGTGCAGTTCGTCTGCGAGCCCGCGGGTCCCTCCCCGACGCTCTCCACGCTGGCGAACGTCACCGGAATGACGGGCGGTCTCGCGATCGACCCGGCCACCGGCGCGCTCGTGACGTTCGACGACTCGGCTGACGAATTCGTCGTGATCCAGTGA
- a CDS encoding putative Ig domain-containing protein, producing the protein MKHVRVWSAAALVTGSLAASPSGASAAPPVIAFTSPTAIEEGREVTLEVTVTDPEGAPVTWSWDTDGPDGVFGDHPNAASFTVPAAETDGPGNLRIGVRATDGTETTTVYRTITVANVAPEITSFPLTTGSVRHEYRYELRTSDPAGANDPITYALTARPPGMEVVDGVVTWTPTIDQRGRAFDVTVRAADGDGATDTQSWTIEIARNTAPSVPSLSSPIERARIAGDEPTTLTVQNATDPDGDPLVYFFRLSRESQFDPARVIGSGEVAEQEGETTSWTTSEPLDPGLWYWQAWVSDGIVETSPRFGSFIVGDTEYELNALPDAGTPDAGSDWTSLLDAGPSNDAPRGGCAVDAGATRGSSAAWLAGVLALGLVAFRRARRSAASALVMAALTALAVGCTDGEQMTGGDGGAVVGDDSDFDTISDADEGADEGVDTDEDSNPDFRDPDSDGDTIPDSAEAGDEDRATPPVDSDADGTPDYRDLDADDNGIPDGFETRGDTDLDGIADHADLDDDGDLVRDVLELMGVALPPADTDGDVLANYHDPDCDDDHILDGDEWNADTDQDGLLDFEDHDTDNDGIPDAVEAGDADIFSAPRDSDDDGTADFRDTDSDNDGLSDSLERESGSDPTRDDSDGDGVSDLIEVGAGTDPNDGSVSPRTRGDFVFVVPFEEAPAPARDTLRFRTTLQLVDVYFLFDISGSMSGELEALAGAVSTISTDLTCTSFGRACRADGDCDGGQACSVEGVCIEDPAFSSCVASAWTGAGIYEQELENLLSVQDDPARTAAALNVGTFGGTEQLFRAAWGVADPAGAPGVESGCAVPALGRLGCPAFRENAQRILVIFTDEISSGSETAAQAGAALRYANITTIGVWSGTPGAAARDSLVQLARASNSFSSTGQPLVFEGMDGAVVPRVISAINEVVEGVPLRVTITSADEPGDAGDALQFIDHVEVNVANPDCTAIRPTEDTDANGHDDAFPSLLPGTPVCWDVVVRQNDTVEPATVPLVFRARLTVHGDGSPLDSRIVYFLVPPVIPGPEVPI; encoded by the coding sequence ATGAAGCACGTTCGCGTATGGAGCGCCGCTGCGCTGGTCACCGGATCGCTTGCCGCGAGCCCCTCGGGCGCGAGCGCCGCGCCGCCGGTCATCGCCTTCACGTCGCCGACGGCGATCGAAGAGGGTCGTGAGGTCACGCTCGAAGTGACGGTCACGGACCCCGAAGGCGCGCCGGTCACGTGGAGCTGGGACACCGACGGCCCCGACGGTGTGTTCGGTGATCATCCGAACGCGGCGTCGTTCACGGTGCCCGCGGCGGAGACCGACGGGCCCGGCAACCTGCGCATCGGCGTGCGCGCGACGGACGGCACGGAGACCACGACCGTGTACCGAACGATCACCGTCGCGAACGTCGCTCCGGAGATCACGAGCTTCCCGCTCACGACGGGCTCGGTCCGTCACGAGTACCGTTACGAGCTGCGCACGAGCGATCCCGCCGGCGCGAACGATCCGATCACGTACGCGCTGACGGCGCGCCCGCCCGGCATGGAGGTCGTCGACGGAGTCGTGACCTGGACGCCCACGATCGATCAGCGCGGCCGCGCGTTCGACGTCACGGTGCGAGCAGCCGATGGAGACGGCGCGACCGACACGCAGTCGTGGACGATCGAGATCGCCCGCAACACCGCGCCCTCGGTGCCGAGCCTGTCCTCGCCGATCGAGCGCGCGCGCATCGCGGGAGACGAGCCGACGACCCTGACGGTCCAGAACGCGACCGATCCCGACGGTGACCCGCTCGTGTATTTCTTCCGTCTCTCGCGCGAGTCGCAGTTCGACCCGGCGCGCGTGATCGGCTCGGGCGAGGTCGCGGAGCAGGAGGGCGAGACGACGTCGTGGACGACGAGCGAGCCGCTCGATCCCGGCCTCTGGTACTGGCAGGCGTGGGTCAGCGACGGCATCGTCGAGACGAGCCCGCGCTTCGGCTCGTTCATCGTCGGCGACACCGAGTACGAGCTGAACGCGCTGCCCGACGCGGGAACCCCCGACGCCGGCTCGGACTGGACCTCGCTGCTCGACGCGGGCCCGTCGAACGACGCACCGCGCGGCGGCTGCGCGGTCGACGCGGGCGCCACGCGCGGATCGTCGGCGGCGTGGCTCGCGGGCGTGCTCGCGCTCGGGCTCGTGGCGTTCCGGCGCGCGCGCCGTAGTGCTGCGTCCGCGCTCGTGATGGCCGCGCTCACCGCGCTCGCGGTGGGCTGCACCGACGGCGAGCAGATGACGGGCGGCGACGGCGGTGCGGTCGTCGGCGACGACTCCGACTTCGACACCATCTCCGATGCCGACGAGGGCGCCGACGAGGGCGTCGACACGGACGAAGACAGCAACCCCGACTTTCGAGATCCCGACTCCGACGGCGACACGATCCCCGACTCCGCAGAGGCGGGCGATGAAGACCGCGCGACGCCGCCGGTCGACTCCGACGCCGACGGAACGCCCGACTACCGCGATCTCGACGCCGACGACAACGGCATCCCCGACGGCTTCGAGACGCGCGGCGACACCGACCTCGACGGCATTGCCGACCACGCGGATCTCGACGACGACGGCGACCTCGTGCGTGACGTCCTCGAGCTGATGGGCGTCGCCCTTCCCCCCGCGGACACCGACGGTGACGTCCTCGCGAACTACCACGACCCCGACTGCGACGACGACCACATCCTCGACGGCGACGAGTGGAACGCCGACACCGACCAGGACGGCCTGCTCGACTTCGAAGATCACGATACCGACAACGACGGCATCCCCGACGCGGTCGAGGCCGGCGACGCCGACATCTTCAGCGCGCCGCGCGACAGCGACGACGACGGCACGGCGGACTTCCGCGACACCGACAGCGACAACGACGGTCTCTCGGACTCGCTCGAGCGCGAGAGCGGCAGCGACCCGACTCGAGACGATAGCGACGGGGACGGCGTCTCCGATCTCATCGAGGTCGGCGCCGGCACCGACCCGAACGACGGCAGCGTCAGCCCGCGCACGCGCGGCGACTTCGTGTTCGTGGTGCCTTTCGAGGAGGCACCCGCGCCGGCGCGCGACACGCTCCGCTTCCGCACGACGCTGCAGCTCGTCGACGTGTACTTCCTGTTCGACATCTCGGGCTCGATGAGCGGCGAGCTCGAGGCCCTCGCCGGCGCGGTGAGCACGATCTCGACCGACCTCACCTGCACCAGCTTCGGCCGCGCGTGCCGCGCGGACGGCGACTGCGACGGCGGTCAGGCGTGCAGCGTCGAGGGCGTGTGCATCGAGGATCCCGCGTTCAGCTCGTGCGTGGCGAGCGCATGGACCGGCGCGGGCATCTACGAGCAGGAGCTCGAGAACCTGCTCTCGGTGCAGGACGATCCCGCACGCACCGCTGCGGCGCTCAACGTCGGCACCTTCGGCGGCACCGAGCAGCTCTTCCGCGCGGCGTGGGGCGTCGCCGATCCCGCGGGCGCGCCGGGCGTGGAGTCTGGCTGTGCGGTGCCGGCGCTCGGCCGGCTCGGCTGCCCGGCGTTCCGCGAGAACGCGCAGCGCATCCTCGTCATCTTCACCGACGAGATCAGCTCGGGCTCCGAGACCGCCGCGCAGGCGGGCGCGGCCCTGCGCTACGCGAACATCACGACGATCGGCGTCTGGAGCGGCACGCCCGGCGCGGCGGCGCGCGACTCGCTCGTCCAGCTCGCACGCGCTTCGAATTCGTTCTCGTCCACGGGCCAGCCGCTCGTCTTCGAGGGCATGGACGGGGCGGTCGTGCCTCGCGTGATCAGCGCCATCAACGAGGTCGTCGAGGGTGTGCCGCTCCGCGTGACCATCACGTCGGCAGACGAGCCGGGCGACGCCGGTGACGCGCTGCAGTTCATCGATCACGTCGAGGTGAACGTCGCCAACCCGGACTGCACCGCGATCCGTCCGACCGAGGACACCGACGCGAACGGCCACGACGACGCGTTCCCCTCGCTGCTCCCCGGAACGCCGGTCTGCTGGGACGTCGTCGTCCGGCAGAACGACACGGTCGAGCCCGCGACGGTGCCGCTCGTCTTCCGCGCGCGGCTCACGGTCCACGGCGACGGATCGCCGCTCGACTCGCGCATCGTGTACTTCCTCGTGCCGCCGGTGATCCCGGGTCCGGAAGTCCCGATCTGA